The following are encoded together in the Brassica napus cultivar Da-Ae chromosome A9, Da-Ae, whole genome shotgun sequence genome:
- the LOC106421015 gene encoding phytolongin Phyl1.2, with translation MGSTVHYCCVSRGNQILYGYNNGGDHHRNESLAALCLEKTPPFHKWYFETISKRTFGFLIEEDGLVYFAIVDEVFKRSSVLEFLENLRDELKKADEKNSRGSFSGSISFNNVQDQLVRRLIASLERVAESTNHLTCLPLSSPSIDGAGQSDVAISTKAPLLGRSNKQEKKKKKGKDHVNTLRGVEVEEQRKSTDRGNVTECSNASSAAAAATYVPRRDRSSGSQSFEKKWRRQVKIVLVIDAAICLTLLGVWLAICQGIQCIRS, from the coding sequence ATGGGTTCAACAGTTCACTACTGTTGTGTCTCAAGAGGCAATCAGATTCTGTACGGTTACAACAATGGCGGAGACCACCACCGTAACGAAAGTCTCGCTGCCTTGTGTTTAGAAAAGACTCCGCCTTTCCACAAGTGGTACTTCGAAACCATAAGTAAGAGGACCTTCGGGTTCTTGATTGAAGAAGATGGGCTCGTGTATTTCGCCATTGTTGATGAGGTTTTCAAGAGATCTAGCGTTCTTGAGTTCCTTGAGAATCTGAGGGATGAGTTAAAGAAAGCAGACGAGAAGAATTCAAGAGGAAGCTTCTCTGGGAGTATCAGTTTTAACAATGTTCAAGACCAGCTTGTTCGAAGACTCATAGCTTCGTTAGAGCGTGTTGCTGAGAGTACTAATCATCTCACTTGTCTTCCGTTATCATCACCTTCCATTGATGGTGCTGGACAAAGCGATGTGGCTATTTCCACTAAAGCCCCGCTTTTGGGAAGATCCAACaagcaagagaagaagaagaagaaagggaaaGATCATGTGAACACATTGAGAGGCGTTGAGGTAGAGGAACAACGGAAATCTACTGATAGAGGAAACGTTACTGAGTGTTCTAATGCCTCAtctgcagcagcagcagcaacataTGTTCCAAGAAGGGATCGATCTAGTGGCTCGCAGAGCTTTGAAAAGAAGTGGCGGCGTCAAGTGAAGATTGTTCTTGTCATTGATGCAGCTATTTGTTTGACTCTACTTGGTGTTTGGTTGGCCATTTGTCAGGGCATTCAGTGTATACGTTCTTGA